In Alistipes ihumii AP11, a genomic segment contains:
- a CDS encoding DUF4301 family protein yields MLTPQDIRQIEEHGLSPEQIERQMERFRTGFPYLDLARAAVAGDGIVRMDASEAERCRALYRSRRDERRIVKFVPASGAATRMFKSLFGYLETGQAGPEVREVIERINRFAFADELHRLTEGSSSPRRLIEGIVRDGLGYGRLPKALILFHKYPEGSRTALEEHLAEGAMYAVGAGRSVHIHLTVSPEHMPLFERLVERVKPEYEARFGVRYDIGYSQQKPSTDTIAVNPDNTPFREGGRLLFRPAGHGALIENLNEIDADLVFVKTVDNVVPDRLKADTVASKETLGGLLLSLQEQAFEYLRETDGRVAENPDEIAAFVTEKLCRKLPASFRDMTAERKTRYLRDMLDRPIRVCGMVRNEGEPGGGPFWVSEPDGGESLQIVESSQIAPGQKELTARATHFNPVDVACGLKNYLGRRFDLRQWTDPQTGFVSEKSQQGRPLRAMELPGLWNGAMARWNTVFVEVPISTFAPVKIVNDLLRPQHQNEP; encoded by the coding sequence ATGCTTACACCACAGGATATTCGACAGATCGAAGAACACGGGCTGAGTCCCGAACAGATCGAACGCCAGATGGAAAGGTTCCGGACAGGCTTCCCTTATCTGGACCTGGCCCGCGCCGCCGTCGCGGGCGACGGAATCGTCCGCATGGACGCGAGCGAGGCCGAACGTTGCCGGGCACTGTACCGCAGCCGGCGCGACGAACGGCGCATCGTCAAGTTCGTCCCGGCCTCCGGCGCAGCCACGCGCATGTTCAAAAGCCTGTTCGGCTATCTCGAAACGGGACAGGCCGGGCCGGAAGTCCGCGAAGTGATCGAGCGGATAAACCGGTTCGCCTTCGCCGACGAGCTGCACAGGCTGACCGAAGGGAGCAGCTCGCCCCGCCGGCTGATCGAGGGAATCGTGCGCGACGGGCTCGGATACGGCCGCCTGCCCAAGGCGCTGATCCTGTTCCATAAATATCCCGAAGGCAGCCGTACGGCGCTCGAGGAACACCTGGCCGAGGGAGCGATGTACGCCGTCGGCGCCGGGCGGAGCGTACACATCCACCTGACCGTCTCGCCGGAACACATGCCGCTGTTCGAGCGGCTCGTCGAGCGCGTGAAGCCCGAGTACGAAGCACGCTTCGGGGTCCGCTACGACATCGGCTATTCGCAGCAGAAACCCTCGACCGATACGATCGCCGTCAATCCCGACAATACGCCGTTCCGCGAGGGAGGACGGCTGCTGTTCCGGCCCGCCGGACACGGAGCGCTGATCGAAAACCTGAACGAAATCGATGCCGATCTGGTCTTCGTCAAGACCGTCGATAACGTCGTTCCAGACCGGCTCAAGGCCGATACGGTCGCCAGCAAGGAGACGCTGGGCGGACTGTTGCTCTCGCTTCAGGAACAGGCTTTCGAATACTTACGAGAAACGGACGGGCGAGTCGCCGAGAATCCGGACGAGATCGCGGCGTTCGTCACCGAGAAGCTGTGCCGGAAACTCCCGGCCTCGTTCCGCGATATGACGGCCGAGCGGAAGACGCGATACCTGCGCGACATGCTCGACCGGCCGATCCGCGTCTGCGGCATGGTCCGCAACGAAGGCGAACCGGGCGGGGGACCGTTCTGGGTTTCCGAGCCCGACGGAGGCGAGTCGCTCCAAATTGTCGAGTCGTCGCAGATCGCCCCCGGACAGAAAGAACTGACGGCCCGGGCCACGCACTTCAACCCCGTCGACGTCGCATGCGGCCTGAAAAACTACCTCGGACGCCGCTTCGATTTGCGGCAATGGACCGATCCGCAGACGGGATTCGTCTCGGAGAAGTCGCAGCAGGGCAGACCGCTGCGGGCCATGGAGCTGCCGGGCCTGTGGAACGGCGCGATGGCGCGATGGAATACCGTGTTCGTCGAAGTGCCGATATCGACCTTCGCCCCCGTCAAGATCGTCAACGACCTGCTCCGGCCGCAGCACCAGAACGAGCCTTAA
- a CDS encoding rhomboid family intramembrane serine protease, with protein MTFILIFLTAVVSVVCFGNRRWFDSLAMIPYRVAHDRQWYRAVTYGFVHADYMHLIVNMFVLLSFGQYLERLFRAYEHAGTIASGYLAYGLLYFGGLIASVASDMARHRNDPRYVSIGASGAVSAVVFASIFFNPWSKIYFFGILPIPGILFGALYVGYEQYLSQRGGDNVNHNAHLWGALYGFVFPLLLEPSLWHAFIRNLTQF; from the coding sequence ATGACTTTCATTCTGATCTTCCTGACGGCCGTCGTTTCGGTCGTCTGCTTCGGCAACCGGCGGTGGTTCGACTCGCTGGCGATGATTCCTTACCGGGTGGCGCACGATCGGCAATGGTACAGGGCCGTCACTTACGGATTCGTCCACGCCGACTACATGCACCTGATCGTCAACATGTTCGTCCTGCTATCGTTCGGACAGTACCTCGAGCGGCTGTTCCGGGCCTACGAGCATGCAGGGACGATAGCCAGCGGCTACCTCGCTTACGGGCTGCTGTATTTCGGAGGGCTGATCGCATCGGTCGCATCGGACATGGCACGCCACCGCAACGATCCGCGCTACGTATCGATCGGCGCCTCGGGAGCCGTGTCGGCCGTCGTGTTCGCATCGATCTTCTTCAATCCGTGGAGCAAAATCTACTTTTTCGGCATACTGCCCATACCGGGCATCCTTTTCGGAGCGCTATACGTCGGGTACGAACAGTACCTGAGCCAGCGGGGAGGAGACAACGTCAACCACAACGCCCATCTGTGGGGCGCGCTGTACGGCTTTGTCTTTCCCCTGCTGCTCGAGCCTTCGCTGTGGCATGCGTTCATCCGCAACCTGACTCAATTCTGA
- the holA gene encoding DNA polymerase III subunit delta: protein MQTILSMAKSGKKTFRESAADYAALAARIAERRFEPLYLLMGDEPYFIDSLTARLADAILPPDERAFNQTVVYGKDTDAGAVINLCRQMPMTGTRQVVIVREAQSLRRLEQLSLYTASPCATTILVLCHKERNMDKRSQLYKQIAGRGVVFESVRPRDYEIAGWLAEYIRSRNCTIDAKSVSMLVDHLGADIAKIANEIDKLMTFLPEGTSRITAEHIEQNIGISKDFNNFELTRALSEKDMARALRIADHFARNPKENPLLVTLGTLFTHFQRIFIVNYQRWLCRRKGTPMPPDAELARMLKLSSAFFLKEYQQAASLYPNSRVFAIMGLIREYDLKSKGIDSGQATDGELLKELLLKIFVLR from the coding sequence GTGCAAACGATTCTTTCGATGGCCAAAAGCGGCAAAAAAACGTTCAGGGAAAGCGCGGCGGACTACGCCGCGCTGGCGGCGCGCATCGCGGAGCGCCGCTTCGAGCCGCTCTACCTGCTGATGGGCGACGAGCCCTATTTCATCGATTCGCTGACCGCCCGGCTCGCCGACGCCATCCTGCCGCCCGACGAACGCGCGTTCAACCAGACGGTCGTCTACGGCAAAGACACCGACGCCGGAGCCGTCATCAACCTGTGCCGCCAGATGCCGATGACCGGGACGCGCCAGGTGGTGATCGTCCGCGAAGCGCAGAGCCTGCGCAGACTCGAGCAGCTATCCCTTTACACGGCCTCGCCCTGCGCGACGACGATTCTGGTACTGTGTCACAAAGAGCGCAACATGGACAAGCGCTCCCAGCTCTACAAGCAGATCGCCGGACGGGGCGTCGTCTTCGAGTCGGTGCGCCCGCGCGACTACGAAATCGCCGGGTGGCTCGCGGAATACATCCGGAGCCGGAACTGCACGATCGACGCCAAGTCGGTGTCGATGCTCGTGGACCACCTGGGAGCCGACATTGCGAAGATCGCCAACGAAATCGACAAGCTGATGACTTTCCTGCCCGAAGGGACCTCGCGCATCACGGCCGAGCACATCGAGCAGAACATCGGCATCAGCAAGGATTTCAACAATTTCGAACTGACACGCGCGCTGTCCGAGAAAGACATGGCCCGGGCTCTGCGAATCGCCGACCACTTCGCCCGCAACCCGAAGGAGAATCCGCTGCTGGTAACGCTCGGCACGCTGTTCACGCATTTTCAGCGGATATTCATCGTCAATTACCAGCGATGGCTCTGCCGGCGCAAGGGAACCCCCATGCCGCCCGATGCGGAACTGGCGCGGATGCTGAAACTATCCTCGGCCTTCTTTTTGAAGGAGTACCAGCAAGCGGCTTCGCTCTATCCGAACAGTCGGGTATTCGCCATCATGGGGCTGATCCGCGAATACGATCTCAAAAGCAAGGGGATCGACTCGGGACAAGCGACCGACGGCGAGCTTCTGAAGGAACTGCTTCTGAAAATATTCGTTCTGCGATGA
- a CDS encoding TetR/AcrR family transcriptional regulator, which translates to MLSKDRIIAESTDLFVRYGVKSVRMDDIASRLGVSKRTIYELFGDRESLIRTCVEYFYNRQERRYEARMASARNVIEEFMLLLEDWENSVTVNMNFMSDLERFYPEIYRRISSERHRQGAERLKQKLRQGVADGLFFPDINVEFSAAILIASVSTIFTSPSTYHSAEISMSEAFRYIMMCFFRGISTAEGLHVIDEMFGKYFPRQNGAR; encoded by the coding sequence ATGCTTTCAAAAGATAGGATCATAGCGGAATCGACCGATCTGTTCGTACGCTACGGGGTCAAGTCGGTTCGCATGGACGACATCGCATCCCGGCTGGGCGTTTCCAAACGGACGATCTACGAGCTGTTCGGCGACCGCGAGTCGCTGATCCGGACTTGTGTCGAGTACTTTTACAACCGGCAGGAACGCAGGTATGAGGCGCGGATGGCTTCGGCTCGCAACGTCATCGAGGAGTTCATGCTTCTGCTCGAGGACTGGGAGAACTCGGTTACGGTCAATATGAACTTCATGAGCGATCTGGAGCGTTTCTATCCGGAAATTTACAGACGCATCTCTTCCGAGCGCCATCGCCAGGGGGCCGAGCGACTGAAGCAGAAACTTCGGCAGGGCGTTGCCGACGGTCTTTTCTTTCCCGATATCAACGTCGAGTTCTCCGCTGCGATCCTGATCGCATCCGTTTCGACGATCTTCACTTCGCCCTCGACCTATCACTCGGCCGAGATCTCGATGTCCGAGGCGTTCCGCTACATTATGATGTGCTTTTTTAGGGGCATATCCACTGCCGAGGGGTTGCACGTGATCGACGAAATGTTCGGAAAGTATTTCCCGCGACAGAACGGCGCTCGCTGA
- the murB gene encoding UDP-N-acetylmuramate dehydrogenase codes for MRKFVIRMMEVRENISLLGMNSFGFDVSARRLVEFASAEDLRQAFASMPSGEPWYVLGGGNNVLFTADYGGTLLHPLDRSVTLEGGDGERALVRVGAGAEWDDFVGWAVGQGLGGIENLSLIPGCAGAAPVQNIGAYGVEAKDTIESVECYLPDEDRVVALSNAECRFGYRDSVFKRELRSRAVILSVLFGLSRRPEFRLRYGDVSRRVDELGGPSLKNIREAVVAIRRAKLPDPKVLGNAGSFFKNPVVSEEQAAKLLARWPDMPRYGAGEGFVKLAAGWLIDRCGWKGRRMGPVGVHDRQALVLVHYGGGTGADVMRLARAVQRDVAEQFGVRIDMEVNLL; via the coding sequence ATGCGTAAGTTTGTCATTCGTATGATGGAAGTGCGGGAAAATATTTCGCTGCTCGGAATGAACAGCTTCGGGTTCGACGTTTCGGCCCGTCGGCTGGTCGAGTTCGCCTCGGCGGAGGATTTGCGGCAGGCGTTCGCTTCGATGCCCTCCGGCGAGCCGTGGTATGTGCTCGGCGGCGGAAACAATGTGCTTTTCACTGCCGATTACGGCGGCACGCTGCTCCATCCTCTCGACCGGAGCGTGACGCTTGAGGGCGGCGATGGCGAGCGGGCGCTGGTCCGTGTGGGAGCCGGAGCCGAGTGGGACGATTTCGTCGGCTGGGCTGTCGGGCAGGGACTGGGCGGCATCGAGAACCTGTCGCTGATACCGGGCTGCGCCGGAGCCGCTCCGGTCCAGAACATCGGCGCTTACGGCGTCGAGGCGAAGGATACGATCGAGAGTGTCGAGTGCTATCTTCCGGACGAGGACCGGGTTGTCGCGCTTTCGAATGCCGAGTGCCGTTTCGGCTACCGCGACAGCGTTTTCAAGCGTGAGTTGCGCTCTCGGGCGGTGATCCTGTCCGTGCTGTTCGGTCTGTCGCGCCGTCCCGAGTTCCGCTTGCGCTACGGAGACGTCTCGCGCCGGGTCGACGAGCTCGGGGGACCGTCGCTGAAAAACATCCGCGAGGCGGTGGTCGCGATTCGCCGCGCGAAGCTGCCCGACCCGAAGGTGCTGGGCAATGCCGGCAGCTTTTTCAAGAATCCCGTCGTATCGGAGGAGCAGGCCGCGAAGCTGTTGGCCCGTTGGCCCGACATGCCGCGCTACGGGGCGGGCGAGGGATTCGTCAAGCTGGCCGCCGGCTGGCTGATCGATCGCTGCGGCTGGAAAGGCCGTCGTATGGGTCCCGTGGGGGTCCACGACCGTCAGGCCCTCGTGCTGGTTCACTACGGCGGAGGAACCGGGGCCGACGTGATGCGGCTTGCCCGGGCCGTGCAGCGCGACGTGGCCGAGCAGTTCGGCGTCCGGATCGATATGGAAGTCAACTTGTTGTAG
- a CDS encoding aminotransferase class IV, whose translation MKSVCLNGTFVEPAKLADPLSMLERNHLFQRIHTFGGTAPFLSVHLEILTRALDRLYGMQTDLSESRIADRIARLLEINRFPRQSACVTLRLFPEGIDEGSDRCEYLIETDRPLLYPHFVLWHKRMMLDTVRCDAPHEGYPTAAALLCDRYAERTVRRRGGELAARESRDGVLLGVGGEPLLIVSGRQALTTPLSAGATDSAMRRLVLSACREEGLTVTEYPLTRQMLLRCDEALTVDVQGIVPVLGYRDRRYFNTAAVRLSERINRTDIRTYR comes from the coding sequence ATGAAAAGCGTCTGCCTCAACGGAACGTTCGTCGAGCCGGCCAAGCTGGCCGATCCGCTGTCGATGCTGGAGAGGAATCACCTCTTTCAACGCATTCATACGTTCGGAGGCACGGCTCCGTTTCTTTCCGTACACCTCGAAATCCTGACCCGCGCCCTCGACCGTTTGTACGGCATGCAAACCGACCTGTCCGAGAGCCGGATCGCCGACCGGATCGCCCGACTGCTCGAAATCAACCGGTTTCCGCGACAAAGCGCCTGCGTGACGCTTCGGCTGTTTCCCGAAGGAATCGACGAAGGCTCCGACCGATGCGAATACCTGATCGAGACCGACCGTCCCCTGCTTTATCCGCATTTCGTACTGTGGCACAAGCGCATGATGCTCGACACGGTCCGGTGCGATGCTCCTCACGAAGGATATCCGACCGCCGCCGCGCTGCTTTGCGACCGCTATGCGGAACGGACGGTCCGCCGGCGGGGAGGCGAGCTGGCCGCGAGAGAGAGCCGCGACGGCGTGCTGCTCGGCGTCGGAGGCGAGCCGCTGCTCATCGTCTCGGGACGGCAGGCGCTCACCACGCCGCTGTCGGCCGGAGCGACCGACTCGGCGATGCGCCGGCTCGTGCTGTCGGCTTGCCGCGAGGAAGGCTTGACCGTCACGGAATACCCGCTCACGCGGCAGATGCTGCTCCGCTGCGACGAGGCGCTGACGGTCGACGTACAGGGAATCGTTCCCGTTCTGGGCTACCGCGACCGCCGCTATTTCAACACGGCGGCCGTCCGGCTCAGCGAGCGGATCAACCGGACCGACATCAGAACGTACCGGTAA
- a CDS encoding sugar MFS transporter, with protein MKNNSAARSIYVIGALFFVFGFVTWINSVLIPFLKQICELTDFQAYFVTFAFYISYFVMAIPSSWVLRRSGFVRGMSYGLLAMAVGSILFIPAALDRSYALFLLGLFLQGTGLALLQTASNPYVTILGPIESAAQRISIMGVCNKIAGMTGIFLLSRFLFSDIEGISAKIAGLTGADKIAELHVLAEKIIVPYVCITVVLILLALVIRFAAKLPEIDVESNCEEAGHERRSLLDYPYFWLGAVSLFLYVGAEVVAIDTLPLYGESQGLSGDVATKLGICSLVATTIGYLIGIVLVPKYVPQRKAFIACLTLALLFLAGALLTSGITSIVFIVLMSFAHSLMWPSLWPLAIENLGKYTQLASAILIMGIAGGAIMPMLYGAWADAIGNRHLPYLILAPGYLFMIYFAVRGYKVGRSLPK; from the coding sequence ATGAAGAACAATTCCGCAGCCAGAAGCATCTACGTGATAGGTGCGCTCTTTTTCGTTTTCGGTTTCGTCACGTGGATCAACAGCGTGCTGATTCCCTTTCTGAAACAAATATGCGAACTCACCGATTTCCAAGCCTATTTCGTGACGTTCGCTTTTTACATTTCCTATTTCGTCATGGCCATTCCGTCGTCGTGGGTGCTGCGTCGCAGCGGGTTCGTCCGGGGCATGTCTTACGGGCTGCTGGCTATGGCCGTCGGTTCGATTCTGTTCATTCCAGCCGCATTGGACCGCAGCTATGCGCTGTTCCTGCTCGGACTGTTCCTGCAGGGGACCGGGCTCGCGCTGTTGCAGACCGCCTCGAATCCGTATGTGACGATTCTCGGCCCGATCGAGAGCGCTGCGCAGCGCATCAGTATCATGGGCGTCTGCAACAAGATTGCCGGCATGACCGGTATTTTCCTGCTGAGCCGTTTCCTGTTCTCGGACATCGAGGGAATATCGGCCAAGATCGCCGGTCTGACCGGCGCCGATAAGATTGCCGAGCTGCATGTGCTTGCCGAGAAGATCATCGTGCCCTATGTCTGCATCACGGTCGTGCTGATTCTGCTCGCGCTGGTGATCCGGTTCGCGGCGAAGCTGCCCGAGATCGATGTCGAGTCGAATTGCGAGGAGGCCGGTCATGAGCGCCGCTCGCTGCTGGACTATCCCTATTTCTGGCTCGGGGCGGTCAGCCTGTTCCTGTATGTGGGCGCCGAGGTCGTCGCGATCGATACGCTGCCGCTTTACGGCGAGTCTCAGGGGCTGTCGGGCGACGTGGCGACGAAGCTGGGCATATGTAGTTTGGTGGCTACGACGATCGGCTATCTGATCGGTATCGTGCTCGTTCCGAAATACGTGCCCCAGCGCAAGGCGTTCATCGCATGCCTGACGCTCGCGCTGCTGTTTCTGGCAGGAGCGCTGCTCACGTCGGGTATTACGTCGATCGTTTTCATCGTGCTGATGAGCTTCGCGCATTCGCTGATGTGGCCGAGCCTGTGGCCGCTGGCCATCGAGAATTTGGGCAAGTATACCCAGCTCGCTTCGGCTATCCTGATTATGGGTATCGCAGGCGGGGCCATCATGCCGATGCTTTACGGGGCATGGGCCGACGCGATCGGCAACCGTCACCTGCCGTACCTGATTCTCGCTCCGGGGTATCTGTTTATGATCTATTTCGCTGTTCGCGGCTATAAGGTCGGGCGCTCGTTGCCCAAGTAG
- a CDS encoding amidophosphoribosyltransferase has translation MSGFFGCVSKRDCVADVFYGTDYHSHLGTKRGGMAFYDGKDFVRTIHSLENAYFRNKFEDDLPRFEGSRQGIGIISDMESQPITLTSHLGRFSLVAIGRIDNLEELTRELLGRRLNFAELSASRINPTELVATLVSLGDSFREGIELVQSKVKGSCSMLILTPEGIYASRDKYGRTPVVVGRGGDGYAIATESSAFANLDYRVETELKPAQTLFITADGIREITPGGKRKQICSFMWVYYGYPSSCYEGVNVEDARYRCGCALARRDEDVRDVDLVAGVPDSGVGHAIGYSNSRRLPYKRAFVKYTPTWPRSFMPQNQKMRDLVAKMKLLPNEAFIRGSRMVLLDDSIVRGTQLKDNIVKLTEVGARALHIRIACPPLIYPCVFLNFSTSRSTFDLFTRRVIKELEGTEEFSEELLRQYADPDSPKHAAMVEVMRRRIGADTLRFQRLEDLVRAIGLPKEELCTHCWDNSSYL, from the coding sequence ATGAGCGGCTTTTTCGGTTGTGTCTCGAAGCGGGACTGCGTGGCTGACGTCTTCTACGGCACCGATTATCACTCGCATCTGGGCACCAAGCGCGGCGGCATGGCTTTTTACGACGGAAAGGATTTCGTACGGACCATCCATTCGCTGGAGAACGCCTATTTCCGCAACAAGTTCGAGGACGATCTGCCCCGTTTCGAGGGCTCGCGGCAGGGGATCGGCATCATCAGCGACATGGAGTCGCAGCCTATCACGCTCACCTCGCATCTGGGCCGCTTTTCGCTGGTGGCCATCGGGCGTATCGACAATCTCGAAGAGCTGACGCGGGAGCTGCTCGGTCGCCGGCTGAACTTCGCCGAGCTGTCCGCCTCGCGGATCAACCCGACCGAGCTGGTCGCTACGCTCGTATCGCTGGGCGACTCCTTTCGCGAGGGAATCGAGCTGGTGCAGAGCAAGGTGAAAGGGTCGTGCTCGATGCTGATCCTGACGCCGGAGGGCATTTATGCTTCGCGCGACAAGTACGGCCGCACGCCGGTGGTTGTCGGCCGGGGAGGCGACGGCTATGCGATAGCCACGGAGAGCTCGGCTTTCGCTAACCTCGATTACCGTGTCGAAACCGAGTTGAAGCCGGCGCAGACGCTGTTCATAACGGCCGACGGCATACGCGAGATCACGCCGGGGGGCAAGCGCAAGCAGATATGTTCGTTCATGTGGGTCTATTACGGCTACCCTTCGTCGTGCTACGAGGGCGTGAACGTCGAGGATGCCCGCTATCGCTGCGGTTGCGCGCTGGCCCGCCGCGACGAGGACGTGCGCGATGTCGATTTGGTGGCCGGCGTGCCCGACTCGGGCGTCGGCCATGCGATCGGCTATTCCAACAGTCGTCGCCTGCCCTACAAACGGGCATTCGTCAAGTATACGCCGACATGGCCCCGCAGTTTCATGCCCCAGAACCAGAAAATGCGCGATCTGGTAGCGAAGATGAAGCTGCTCCCGAACGAAGCTTTCATCCGAGGTTCCCGCATGGTGTTGCTCGACGACTCGATCGTGCGGGGCACCCAGCTCAAGGACAACATCGTCAAGCTGACCGAGGTGGGCGCCCGGGCGCTGCATATCCGAATCGCCTGTCCGCCGCTGATTTATCCGTGCGTATTTCTCAACTTCTCCACTTCGCGCTCGACGTTCGACCTGTTCACGCGCCGCGTGATCAAGGAATTGGAGGGAACCGAAGAGTTTTCCGAGGAGCTGCTGCGTCAATATGCCGACCCGGACAGCCCGAAGCACGCCGCGATGGTGGAGGTCATGCGCCGGCGGATCGGAGCCGACACGCTTCGCTTCCAGCGTTTGGAAGATCTGGTCCGGGCGATCGGCCTGCCCAAGGAGGAGTTGTGCACTCATTGCTGGGACAATTCCAGTTATCTGTAG
- a CDS encoding tetratricopeptide repeat protein, with translation MKALLFALSFFLLAFRSPAQVQGLKEQALESFRRERYDEAVALMERAAEADPTDAESWYYLGFFNHYRAYDSRPLKGYDFSYSERVFSYLDRALELDPSLGDARYFYGAECSANAFHAMRERDLERLRHFYEKAFLKGAYPPWLLELGRNMLDGCDRDAILFAGGNGDFDVCSYLQLHEGYRRDVSVLPVGYTDRPWYAGYLRDGLEGAQRPLALSLSDEQILEMRPFKWDTLEVRIPVSEALREEFSLPEDAVLAWTVAPDFASERLNGKLNDEKARPRTYLSPQRAVMLQIVEDNYASRPIFFSRMGNPFFFAGLDRFFSHGGLVSRLLPFPTAGTAHETDVPRLERLLRADRLKEVRSVATTDIPRISGCLFVYTEALARLAAYYRKAGRKEDLRALAGLYRRYLMPVLSSGREDALLEELEQASGS, from the coding sequence ATGAAAGCCCTATTGTTTGCATTGTCTTTTTTTCTGCTCGCTTTTCGTTCGCCGGCACAGGTGCAGGGATTGAAGGAGCAGGCGCTCGAGAGTTTCCGCCGGGAACGGTACGACGAGGCGGTCGCGCTGATGGAGCGTGCCGCGGAAGCCGATCCGACCGATGCCGAAAGCTGGTATTACCTCGGTTTCTTCAACCATTACCGGGCCTACGACAGCCGCCCGCTCAAAGGATACGATTTCTCGTACTCCGAGCGTGTCTTCTCTTATCTGGACCGGGCGCTGGAGCTCGATCCGTCGTTGGGCGACGCCCGCTATTTCTACGGAGCCGAATGTAGCGCGAACGCGTTCCATGCGATGCGCGAGCGCGATCTGGAGCGGTTGAGGCACTTCTATGAGAAGGCGTTCCTCAAGGGGGCCTATCCGCCCTGGCTGCTCGAACTGGGGCGCAACATGCTCGACGGCTGCGACCGCGATGCGATCCTGTTCGCCGGCGGAAACGGCGATTTCGACGTCTGTTCCTACTTGCAGTTGCACGAAGGCTATCGGAGGGATGTTTCGGTTCTGCCGGTCGGCTATACTGACCGTCCGTGGTATGCCGGCTATCTGCGCGACGGGCTCGAAGGGGCGCAGCGTCCTCTTGCTCTTTCGCTGTCGGACGAGCAGATTCTCGAGATGCGCCCGTTCAAATGGGATACGCTCGAGGTCCGCATACCTGTGTCGGAAGCTCTGCGCGAGGAGTTTTCCTTGCCCGAGGATGCCGTTCTGGCATGGACCGTCGCGCCCGATTTCGCTTCCGAGCGGCTGAACGGCAAACTCAATGACGAAAAGGCCCGGCCGAGGACCTACCTGAGCCCGCAGCGGGCGGTCATGCTGCAGATCGTCGAGGATAATTACGCCTCGCGCCCGATTTTTTTCTCCCGTATGGGCAATCCGTTCTTTTTCGCCGGGCTCGACCGTTTCTTCAGCCATGGCGGCCTCGTGTCGCGCCTGCTGCCTTTCCCCACGGCGGGCACGGCGCATGAAACCGATGTGCCCCGGCTCGAAAGATTGTTGCGGGCCGACCGTCTGAAAGAGGTGCGGTCCGTCGCGACGACCGATATTCCCCGGATTTCGGGTTGTCTGTTCGTTTATACGGAAGCTTTGGCCCGGTTGGCGGCGTACTACCGGAAAGCCGGGCGGAAGGAGGATCTCCGCGCGTTGGCCGGATTGTATCGCCGTTACCTGATGCCGGTGCTTTCGTCCGGCAGGGAGGATGCTTTGTTGGAAGAGTTGGAGCAAGCATCCGGTTCTTGA